CAATCACTCTCTATCTTGGCGTCTTCTCACCTACCCCAATTGTCATTACCTTAGGCATCACTTTCTTTGCCTTCTCCATGGATCGATTCCACGCCTGCGCACTCTCGCTCTTCGCTATTTTTGGTTATGCAACCATGGGAGCCCTGATTACCTTTGGTGTAGTTCCTGATCCTGGAGTGTACAGCCCCAGCACCACGGCCATGGGTGACCGGCTTTTCATGCTGGTCATGGTCCCCTCGGTCTTACTCTCCACTTTATGGCTTTCTAGACGCTCCCGGGAATCGATGCACTTTGCAATCTTAAAGGCCGCCGAAGCCATGCAATTGGCTCAGCAGAAAGAAAACGAACTCGTCGAGGCTCGCCACGATTTAGAAAAAGCTCTCAAGGCAGGCTCCGGTCAAAGTGGTCGCTACACAAAGGCACTTGCAGGTTCCTATCAGCTTGAGAACATTGTGGCTCGCGGAGCCGTTGGTGAAATCTACAGAGCTACTCACAAAGAAACCGGGGAAGCCGCTGCGGTAAAAGTGCTCCAAGCCGCAGCCGTCTATCGCTCCACTGCAGTGACGCGCTTTATCCGAGAGGGCAATATCGCACGCCGAATAGACTCACCGCACGTTGTCGCTATTCATGAAGTCGGTGAAATGGGCGACGGTCTACCTTACCTGGCCATGGAATGGCTCGATGGCGAAGATTTAGGCTCCGTTCTGAGACGTAAGGCGAGAATGGATCTTGAAAGTATTCGAGAACTGCTCAAAGAAGTTGGCGAAGGTATGCGTAAAGCTCACGAAATGCATATTGTTCA
The nucleotide sequence above comes from Deltaproteobacteria bacterium. Encoded proteins:
- a CDS encoding protein kinase, with protein sequence MDRATTSKTDEIEISLGELDPTVAGEGLLPPAAVPIPAALPSPPTIDVEPPAERTNPKISAATAAFDEEGTRASSWSVVLLYLCMVAVLLLPLLDGNLLLKRISIGALASLGVVCAWVWYTIQQTHSYTPKVFRIFGWTAAIASLPITLYLGVFSPTPIVITLGITFFAFSMDRFHACALSLFAIFGYATMGALITFGVVPDPGVYSPSTTAMGDRLFMLVMVPSVLLSTLWLSRRSRESMHFAILKAAEAMQLAQQKENELVEARHDLEKALKAGSGQSGRYTKALAGSYQLENIVARGAVGEIYRATHKETGEAAAVKVLQAAAVYRSTAVTRFIREGNIARRIDSPHVVAIHEVGEMGDGLPYLAMEWLDGEDLGSVLRRKARMDLESIRELLKEVGEGMRKAHEMHIV